GACCCTGAGCACAATTATAAAGCTGTCCTCAATGAGCTCAAGGCCAATTTGCTTAAAATTGCTCCCCTTAGCCAAATGGAAGGCACACAAAAAGAGCTAAATGTAGCACTCAGCAAGTATGGGAAGCTACTTGAGAAATATTTCAATCCTGATATATCAAAGGCTTATAGAAATATTGATGTTGATATACATACGTTAAACCAAATAATTGCCAACCATTTTTATCGCCAGGAACTTTTTGATATTGGTGATCATTTTGTGAGTGTGGTTGGAGAACCAGAATCTGCTTCCACTATGAAAGCTCCATTCCTAGAAATGTATCAAATACTTGAAGCCATTAAGAACCAGAACCTGGAGCCAGCCCTAAACTGGGCTTCAATGAACTCTGACAAACTTGCTCAAAGTGGATCCGATATTGTGTTGAAGCTTCACTCTATGCAATTTGTGAAAATACTTCAAAATGGAACTAGAGATGAAGCTCTTCATTATGCCCGAACTCACCTGTCTCCTTTTGCTTCCAGTCACATGGCTGAAATCCAGAAGCTCATGGCCTGTCTCCTGTGGACCGGAAAACTTGATCGGTCTCCATACCATGCATTATTATCTGGATCTAACTGGGACAAGTTGGCCGAGGATCTTAAACGGGAGTTCTGCAATCTCTTGGGGCAGTCGTACAACAGTCCATTGAGTGTGACTGTAGCAGCAGGGGTTCAGGTTTTGCCGCCTCTCCTTAAATTTATGNNNNNNNNNNNNNNNNNNNNNNNNNNNNNNNNNTGAACCAGTTGCCTGTGCCAGTTGAGTTGGACCGGGAATTCCAGTTCCATTCTATTTTTGTTTGTCCTGTCTCAAAGGAACAAGCAACCGAGGATAATCCGCCAATGTTGATGTCCTGCGGCCATGTCCTTTGTAAGCAGTCTATCTTGAAGATGTCGAAGAATCACACAAAGATGTTTAAGTGCCCTTACTGTCCCTTTGATATTGATGCTGTACAATGCAGGCAGCTATATTTCTGATGttgaataatttatttgtaTGACACTCTCTTGTACAACTGAATCCAGGTGTTGTTGAATAGTTCCGTTCAAGCATGGGCATTGGCATGCCAGTGTTTGGTGACTGCAAAATGCCATGCCAAATTGTGATGTCTGTATGTCTGTATGTCGAATAACATTTGTTGTAAATAGAAATTCTTTCAAGTTGGTTATGTCCTGCAAGTTCTTAATTTGAAGTCACCTCTCTCATATGGTAAAGCATTGATACCCATAAATTTGACTTTCCTATGGTTGGACGGTCATTTTATATCTGTGTTCAATAAAATACCATAACGGGAAAATCTCACACACACCAGATAGGTGATTTGTGCTTGATATacgttaattatttttaccaaaTCCACTCAAGAAAGTAGTGGATTAAGCCTAATAATTTTGAGCAACTTGTGAGGGATAACAGAATTGAAGTTTATCTTTCTGTTAAtctgttcttttactttaatataatatatgtcAGCTAAagtttacaaaatatttttcctcTGTTAGGCGTTAAAATATCCTTTTTGCAATGATTGATGAGGCCAATGCAATACAGATGGAGCATGATCTTGAAAATAATGTTGAAATCCACGTCAAAGAATAGCATACATAGCTTACTCATACgctaattttatgtttaaaacaAGACAGCTATCCAACGTTCTCAACATTTTCGTTGATGCAAATTCAGTCTAACTTCTGTGGTTCACTAACAGGCTGGCTGGGCTAGATTAGTTTTCGAAATGTAAGTTGAATTCCAAGTTGACTAGTTAATTGACCtgaataatataatttgtacGGACAGCACATCTATCTATGCTTAGATAGAAGAAGTATAAGCTAAGAGTGCACCTTTATTGGGATTTACATGATAGAAAATACTCCTTTGAGATGCACAAATGAAAGTAAATGCAACAACTCAGGAGGGCCATTCTATAGcgtaaacaaaattaaagaactTTATAGAGCTATGAGTGGTTCCAACTTTAATTTAGTGTGCCCATGATATAATAGGATCATGTAATACTGTTGTCAATtctttaatatcttattttcttttcttttcccttttgatTCTTTATAAGATTTTCCGAGTACTATAATAGTTTATGAGTAATGCGAAACAAGAATGATGATGGGATGTTGAACAGTTCGGAGACAAGGAAGCGAAGATTATGTTATAGTGCTAGGAAAataacatctaaaattattttatatcttataatatttattattttagtaataattaataaatattaaataaaataattttaaattatttgaattaattttttatatatcgcAAATATTATCGTTATAATAATATAAGAGTATATAtccattttggtcctcaaaaaATTTCAGATTAAATACTTTAGTCCCCAActaaattaattactcgattggtccctaacaattaacTCTGTTagtcacttaggtcctttaCTCCGTTAATTCTAACggaggacaaaatagtccctgacaaCGCTAACAGGGCACAGAATGGTCTCTGATCTCCTCTGTTCGAAAACGATACTGTTCTCTCCCAATTTCCATCATATATCGTATAACACTAACAGTCTAACACTGCAACTTCTAACTACACAATGCACactctataaatttaatgttcacaagaaaaaaaaatcctcaatttgttctcaaccaattcaCTCAGGAAACTAATACTTATGTCTTTCAACTAGTTGTTGTCTTTGATGGATCCCATGAATCTAGACAGCAAGTCTGATTTGTTAAGACTCGTCGTCGTTGTTGccatcttcctcctcctctgccCTAACATCTCCATGACTACATTGTCCACCACTCCGATcgcttccttcaacttcttctccGAATCAATGTTCAGTAATCGCTTCAGTTTTCATATGAGCGGCAACAGCGACATTGTTCATTATAATAGCTTGGATGCGAGGTCGAAGCTGTCTACCAACTTGGACTCTGGAAAAGAAGGAATGAAGTACTCGgtgtctatttcaaatgagaatttgcatatgatgtcgaaggagaatcttctcatgacgtcctaatgtccaacaatctatattgcttACCGGACAGTGGAGAAAGGCATGCCCTTGGAGTAGTTGTGGAACTTGGTTTTGAGGATGTCGTGGATGTTGTTGAGGTTGGAGGTGATATTATCAAAGACGTGGAAGTGGATGCTTTTGGTGGGTGAAgtgcagaggaggtggatgtactagtcacaaagatttaggaagtgtgtggtctatgacatgttgaggtaggtgCGACACGTGTGACAATTACACCATGGCTTAATTTTGGAGCTAAagatgaagaaggaaaagatgaaaaagaagactgtgaaggtgaagaaggagagcatgaatgttagggttatgcgagatatgataaaaattgaagaagaacagtattattttcaaataaagagGTCAGGGATCATCTTATCCtttgttagagttgtcagggatcattttgtcccATGTTAAAATTTTCAGAGACCATTTTGTCTTCTGTTAGAGTTGACGGAGTcaaggacctaagtgactgatGAAATTAATTGTTAGAGatcaatcgagtaattaattttagttgagaactaaaatgtcttatttaaaattgtttgaggaccaaaatgggtatatacttggtaatataattatatgacaTGAGGTGGGACTTTGATTTGAGATAAGGATGCTGGTGTTGATAttcgtttttttttaaaaaaaaaagcaaaagaaaaagtaaataccTTTTGAAATACAATGATTAGCACCATATTAACTTATTTAAGAATCCATGGGACCAATAACTATAGATGTGGGTGTTTAGTATTTACAAGAGGGTCACTTAGATAAAgatgtcaaaaatattttttttaaatattttttaaaaattaaaatttaatacatataatcaattaaattatattatttttattaaaattaaatcagaCAAATCA
The genomic region above belongs to Arachis duranensis cultivar V14167 chromosome 3, aradu.V14167.gnm2.J7QH, whole genome shotgun sequence and contains:
- the LOC107480994 gene encoding protein RMD5 homolog (The sequence of the model RefSeq protein was modified relative to this genomic sequence to represent the inferred CDS: added 37 bases not found in genome assembly) produces the protein MELSTIKDAFDRVTKKQKLSSAKTQEMLDQIRQEIESALDKMQSANNSDPEHNYKAVLNELKANLLKIAPLSQMEGTQKELNVALSKYGKLLEKYFNPDISKAYRNIDVDIHTLNQIIANHFYRQELFDIGDHFVSVVGEPESASTMKAPFLEMYQILEAIKNQNLEPALNWASMNSDKLAQSGSDIVLKLHSMQFVKILQNGTRDEALHYARTHLSPFASSHMAEIQKLMACLLWTGKLDRSPYHALLSGSNWDKLAEDLKREFCNLLGQSYNSPLSVTVAAGVQVLPPLLKFMNVMAGKKQEWQTMNQLPVPVELDREFQFHSIFVCPVSKEQATEDNPPMLMSCGHVLCKQSILKMSKNHTKMFKCPYCPFDIDAVQCRQLYF